One stretch of Akkermansia sp. RCC_12PD DNA includes these proteins:
- a CDS encoding DUF805 domain-containing protein produces the protein MSDLYEYQAIDGSSKGPVALVLLLQARNQGRLSNQALVRKLPDGAWRPLSSYIPPMTVLDEDGDMEVAEGEADTCERSLAPDWSRQKYWRRVAREWCSFRGRAGKGEMREVYATLGSVWLAAACLPALEKYGFFSYPAPWMESVFLGLFYLVLSLLAIPLAATMVRRLHDVGRSGIWLVCLGLPALGWLLLWYLSYGESQLGENKYGDPPWN, from the coding sequence ATGAGCGATCTTTACGAGTACCAGGCAATTGACGGTTCTTCCAAAGGACCAGTTGCCCTGGTGCTTCTGTTGCAGGCCAGGAACCAGGGGCGGTTGTCCAACCAGGCTCTGGTGAGAAAGTTGCCCGACGGGGCTTGGAGGCCTTTGTCTTCCTATATTCCGCCCATGACTGTCTTGGACGAGGATGGGGACATGGAGGTGGCGGAAGGAGAGGCAGATACCTGCGAAAGGTCTCTTGCTCCCGACTGGTCACGGCAGAAGTATTGGCGCAGGGTGGCCAGGGAATGGTGCAGTTTCCGGGGGCGTGCAGGCAAGGGTGAGATGCGGGAGGTATATGCCACTCTGGGGTCGGTGTGGTTGGCTGCGGCCTGTCTTCCGGCCCTGGAAAAGTACGGTTTTTTCTCCTATCCGGCACCGTGGATGGAAAGCGTCTTTTTGGGGCTGTTTTATCTGGTTTTGTCCCTCCTGGCCATTCCGCTGGCGGCTACCATGGTACGCCGTCTGCATGATGTGGGGAGAAGCGGTATTTGGCTGGTGTGCCTGGGGCTGCCCGCGCTGGGATGGCTGCTGCTGTGGTATTTGTCCTATGGGGAGAGCCAGCTGGGTGAGAATAAGTACGGAGATCCTCCGTGGAATTGA
- a CDS encoding sulfatase-like hydrolase/transferase codes for MKLLPFLTVLLTAAIPCMAVPGNAVNPSAKPGKTARPNIIFILVDDMGWGDLDSNWSQENLNGRTVGRKNEFKTPALSAMAREGIQLRRHYSAAPVCAPARASLLLGVHQGTSRVVRNNRFDHPIEDSHTLGSVLKEAGYDTAAIGKWGVGGGGQSHGPVTGGPHQRGFNYFYGILDHLAGHFHYPSESRDLFEYNGYAPNPEWKNIKEQVPLTAYSTDLFGARAKQWIMDQRKSARKTGKPFFLYLAFPAPHGSLTVPGTPYPSGGGVKGGLQWVKKNGTESANTAFGPKAEKDKDTYIYPDNSRFPNEVAKRHSTMIRRVDDVVADLIHLLKDLKIDNNTMIVFTSDNGPHNEGGADMKHQHGAQNPQFFKSYGMMDGIKRDCWEGGMRVPTLVRWPARIPKGQVSLQPGQFHDWLATLADAAGVPVPARSDGVSLMPTLTGHADKQKPGIVYTEYNHGSKTPGYKDFLGEHKGAQRGQQQIVFVDGLKGLRMGVKDADKDFMIFDTLKDPQESKDLAASKPELQARMKAAALSNRRASHPSKTVFDTALVPAVEAKGVPGLKWSLYEGEFPWVPDFRQMKAPAVSHGVTQAPSVKMNGPRKRGVELTGYVNVPADGAYTFYLTTDANKGSKAFVRLHGMELIDADKVYHPGTEVSSDLGEENNPVYLKAGQHPIRIGYVGTAGSGSAVTLKWKGPNLPKQEIPVSAFSHSPDGK; via the coding sequence ATGAAATTGCTGCCTTTCCTGACCGTTTTGCTAACTGCCGCCATTCCCTGCATGGCCGTTCCTGGAAACGCCGTGAACCCTTCCGCCAAACCGGGAAAAACTGCGCGGCCCAATATCATTTTCATTCTGGTGGATGACATGGGGTGGGGCGATCTGGATTCCAACTGGAGCCAGGAGAATTTGAATGGACGCACGGTGGGCAGGAAGAACGAGTTTAAAACTCCGGCCTTGTCAGCCATGGCCCGTGAAGGGATTCAGCTGCGCCGCCATTATTCCGCCGCGCCCGTGTGTGCTCCGGCACGCGCCTCCCTGCTGCTGGGCGTGCACCAGGGAACTTCCCGTGTGGTGAGGAACAACCGGTTTGACCATCCCATTGAAGATTCCCATACGCTGGGTTCCGTCTTGAAGGAAGCCGGATATGATACCGCCGCCATCGGCAAATGGGGCGTAGGCGGGGGCGGGCAGAGCCATGGCCCGGTGACGGGCGGCCCCCACCAGCGCGGATTCAATTATTTTTACGGCATTCTGGACCATTTGGCCGGACATTTCCACTATCCTTCCGAATCCCGCGATCTTTTTGAATACAACGGTTACGCCCCGAATCCGGAATGGAAGAATATCAAGGAGCAGGTTCCCCTGACCGCCTATTCCACGGATTTGTTTGGCGCCCGTGCCAAGCAGTGGATCATGGACCAGCGCAAGTCCGCCCGCAAGACCGGCAAGCCGTTTTTCCTGTATCTGGCTTTTCCGGCTCCCCACGGGAGCCTGACGGTTCCCGGTACGCCCTATCCTTCCGGCGGCGGTGTGAAAGGCGGCCTGCAATGGGTAAAGAAGAACGGCACGGAATCCGCCAATACGGCTTTTGGCCCCAAGGCGGAGAAGGACAAGGATACTTATATTTATCCGGACAATTCCCGTTTTCCGAATGAGGTGGCCAAGCGTCATTCCACCATGATCCGCCGAGTGGATGATGTAGTGGCGGATTTGATTCATTTGCTGAAGGATTTGAAGATAGACAACAATACGATGATTGTTTTCACGTCCGACAATGGCCCCCACAATGAAGGCGGCGCCGATATGAAGCATCAGCACGGAGCGCAGAATCCGCAGTTTTTCAAGAGTTACGGGATGATGGACGGGATCAAGCGGGATTGCTGGGAAGGCGGCATGCGTGTTCCCACGCTGGTACGCTGGCCTGCCCGCATTCCCAAGGGTCAGGTCAGTCTTCAGCCCGGTCAATTCCATGACTGGCTGGCTACCCTGGCGGATGCCGCCGGCGTGCCTGTTCCGGCCCGCAGCGACGGTGTTTCCCTGATGCCGACGCTGACAGGGCACGCGGACAAGCAGAAGCCGGGCATTGTTTACACCGAGTACAACCACGGAAGCAAAACCCCCGGTTACAAGGATTTCCTGGGTGAGCACAAGGGTGCCCAGCGCGGCCAGCAGCAGATCGTCTTTGTGGACGGTTTGAAGGGGCTGCGCATGGGGGTGAAGGATGCGGACAAGGATTTCATGATTTTCGATACCTTGAAGGACCCGCAGGAAAGCAAGGATCTGGCCGCGTCCAAACCGGAACTGCAGGCTCGCATGAAGGCTGCCGCATTGTCCAATCGCCGGGCATCCCATCCTTCCAAGACGGTGTTTGATACGGCTCTGGTGCCTGCCGTGGAAGCCAAGGGAGTTCCCGGCCTGAAGTGGTCCCTGTATGAAGGGGAATTCCCCTGGGTGCCCGATTTCCGCCAGATGAAGGCTCCGGCTGTCTCCCACGGCGTGACGCAAGCCCCGTCCGTCAAGATGAACGGTCCCAGGAAGCGGGGCGTGGAACTGACGGGTTACGTGAATGTTCCCGCAGACGGCGCCTATACCTTTTATCTGACTACGGACGCCAACAAGGGGAGCAAGGCTTTTGTGCGCCTGCACGGGATGGAGCTGATTGATGCGGACAAGGTGTATCATCCCGGAACGGAAGTATCCTCCGACCTGGGGGAAGAAAACAATCCCGTGTATTTGAAGGCGGGCCAGCATCCCATCCGCATCGGCTATGTGGGGACGGCCGGTTCCGGTTCCGCAGTGACTCTGAAGTGGAAAGGGCCCAATCTGCCCAAGCAGGAGATTCCCGTTTCCGCATTCAGCCATTCCCCGGATGGCAAGTAA
- a CDS encoding PEP-CTERM sorting domain-containing protein (PEP-CTERM proteins occur, often in large numbers, in the proteomes of bacteria that also encode an exosortase, a predicted intramembrane cysteine proteinase. The presence of a PEP-CTERM domain at a protein's C-terminus predicts cleavage within the sorting domain, followed by covalent anchoring to some some component of the (usually Gram-negative) cell surface. Many PEP-CTERM proteins exhibit an unusual sequence composition that includes large numbers of potential glycosylation sites. Expression of one such protein has been shown restore the ability of a bacterium to form floc, a type of biofilm.), giving the protein MKIKSISALLAVLGCSVSLGATTTITDFSGLLGGTRQDGISLSGTNATATGTGGLSLNNGSLDFTMTGATNRPNVNAGQSFSVALTFDLSTLDSATGSTLFSAQFGTGADAFAGLFGAQYKDGGVHFGYWGTSQTNGKYGTTDPTISVTGNTGNLSVVWTKTSDNNVNLDVYLDSGKIGSITSNGGGINFSRQLEHLFVGGKGTTNSGSITNSFTTSSDLTLEGMQIVTGGVMDEEAFKNYYNQLVPEPATASLSLLGLSVLMLRRRRS; this is encoded by the coding sequence ATGAAGATTAAATCTATATCCGCCCTGCTTGCCGTCCTGGGATGTTCCGTCTCCCTGGGGGCAACCACCACCATTACGGATTTCTCCGGCCTTCTCGGCGGAACCCGCCAGGACGGTATTTCCCTGAGCGGAACAAATGCCACCGCAACAGGTACCGGAGGCCTTTCCCTGAACAACGGTTCCCTGGACTTTACCATGACCGGAGCAACGAATCGCCCGAATGTTAATGCAGGCCAGTCTTTCAGCGTAGCCCTGACCTTCGATCTCTCCACTCTTGATTCTGCAACAGGCTCCACGCTGTTTTCCGCCCAATTTGGAACTGGCGCTGACGCCTTCGCCGGCCTTTTCGGAGCCCAGTACAAGGACGGGGGAGTTCATTTCGGCTATTGGGGTACCAGCCAAACCAACGGGAAATACGGGACAACAGATCCCACCATCTCCGTAACGGGAAATACGGGCAATCTGTCTGTTGTATGGACAAAAACCTCTGATAACAATGTCAATCTGGATGTCTACCTGGACAGTGGTAAAATTGGAAGCATCACATCCAATGGCGGAGGAATCAACTTCAGCAGACAATTGGAACATCTTTTCGTAGGAGGCAAAGGAACAACCAACAGCGGAAGCATCACCAACAGCTTCACTACCTCCAGCGACCTGACCCTCGAAGGCATGCAAATCGTGACGGGCGGAGTCATGGATGAAGAAGCCTTCAAGAATTACTATAACCAGCTGGTCCCTGAACCGGCCACGGCATCCCTTAGCCTGCTGGGCTTGAGCGTGCTGATGCTGCGCCGCCGCAGATCCTGA
- a CDS encoding GDSL-type esterase/lipase family protein: protein MKTRLPLSLLAALLAVAAPSTTIASGTDLGNVMFVGDSITHGVNSGSYRWALHKIFADNGISCNAEGVNTGNNSGGVTAGTSYGGQVFNNKHSSQSSARAWEISGQRYGGRFNGSNIDNWLGHSGTKTNGAAYTGPTFTGADTPDTFFLMIGTNDLLSDGNNATLGDRIENATNALLGNMDSIVNSMLTANRSANVIVMTLPCWTTHGNANSDATHAAVNTYNDSLKSWGQNKQGVSVIDVNKGMIDVASKTPFYGVGSMFNAPGKDGLHPNAQGDLIMAGNIAKAMGYAGRSAGQQRKAVSDLAVNFHQGGQAPAWTGVQDLTDVGFAVSNVTVSSAGISLGQPGSSMISHTWTEGTDLSGGFTFDFTLSLGDGAASGWNVSDQFSVSLGNGSFYGTLNICEAYIKWGDTILYSMDMSANTDSLRMAYVNGNEQEGLKGGYYIWLGDMLIGEALSVTSGSGLNGVIIQYDGSGNAILKDMALDGTGSYAPTTSGLVNKDNAFISSGSGNAASPPQGNIVWPEKGFTHVKDGLACSGGFNARSMADSSTGKAGNSVSATITSGSASYIFANKGNYTGDVWLTISGEGEASSWYGAHGAEYGQNGGTLDGSAYLRFTGSAKGGSTVFGAVNSTRVAGNVYLEFSAEKAFFGTFTTTNASSVAGSYGSDIGGNVDIVINSGTFSSQVMGGIFSGNDKTIGGGVHVYVNGGSVNGDVMGGGLTGTIDGGTNATVTGGDISGSVYGAGKGGSIMQGSSVNVTGGLIRGNVYAGGTSGAVRGNTSVTVTGNSAVLHNGSSWGSISGGGSGGTVGGNSEVRIKDLASGTAAYGFDKYAGAISGGTNVSGNRTLVLDHVTVNSFQASLSDFTHVSVVNRTNTALDSLGGALTLTIESGSALTLAGASDLTSLVLGENAALTLQALTAGSVIVDITGTSSYTLSLTEIPANLANIKFLSNGVLYDAQMTTDPQANTAMIFAQVPEPGTATLSLLGLAALLWRRSRTIPH from the coding sequence ATGAAAACCAGGCTTCCCCTTTCCCTGCTCGCCGCGCTGCTGGCGGTCGCCGCCCCCTCAACCACCATCGCCTCGGGAACGGATTTGGGCAATGTCATGTTCGTGGGGGATTCCATCACCCACGGCGTCAATAGCGGGTCCTACCGCTGGGCCTTGCACAAGATCTTTGCGGACAATGGCATTTCCTGCAACGCGGAAGGCGTGAACACCGGCAACAACTCCGGCGGCGTCACGGCTGGAACTTCCTATGGGGGTCAGGTTTTCAACAACAAGCACTCCTCCCAGTCCAGCGCCAGGGCATGGGAAATTTCAGGACAAAGATACGGAGGCCGCTTTAACGGCTCCAACATCGACAACTGGCTGGGCCATTCCGGCACCAAGACAAACGGAGCCGCCTATACGGGGCCGACTTTTACCGGAGCCGACACGCCGGACACTTTTTTCCTGATGATCGGCACCAATGACCTTTTGTCCGACGGGAACAACGCAACCCTGGGCGACCGCATCGAGAACGCCACGAACGCATTGCTGGGCAACATGGATTCCATCGTGAACAGCATGCTCACTGCCAACAGAAGTGCGAACGTCATCGTGATGACTCTTCCCTGCTGGACGACACACGGCAATGCCAACTCCGACGCCACCCACGCGGCCGTGAACACCTATAATGATTCCCTGAAATCCTGGGGACAGAACAAGCAGGGAGTCTCCGTCATCGACGTCAACAAGGGGATGATCGACGTGGCTTCCAAAACCCCGTTCTACGGCGTCGGCTCCATGTTCAACGCCCCCGGAAAAGACGGCCTGCACCCCAACGCGCAGGGAGACCTCATCATGGCGGGCAACATCGCCAAGGCCATGGGCTACGCAGGGCGTTCCGCGGGACAACAGAGAAAAGCCGTCTCCGATCTGGCCGTCAATTTCCACCAGGGAGGCCAGGCCCCCGCATGGACCGGGGTGCAGGATCTGACGGATGTCGGCTTTGCCGTGTCCAACGTCACGGTGTCTTCCGCCGGCATCAGCCTGGGACAGCCCGGTAGCAGCATGATCAGCCATACATGGACGGAAGGGACCGACCTGTCCGGCGGATTCACCTTTGACTTCACGCTGAGCCTGGGAGACGGAGCGGCCAGCGGCTGGAACGTCTCCGACCAGTTCAGCGTCAGCCTGGGCAACGGCTCCTTTTACGGAACGCTCAATATTTGCGAGGCCTACATCAAATGGGGGGACACCATCCTGTATTCCATGGACATGTCCGCCAACACGGACAGCCTGCGCATGGCCTATGTGAACGGCAATGAACAGGAAGGCCTGAAGGGAGGCTATTACATCTGGCTTGGGGACATGCTGATCGGGGAGGCCCTTTCCGTCACCTCCGGTTCCGGCCTCAACGGCGTCATCATTCAGTATGACGGCAGCGGAAACGCCATTCTGAAAGATATGGCCCTGGACGGGACCGGCTCCTACGCCCCCACCACCTCCGGTCTGGTCAACAAGGACAACGCGTTCATCTCCTCCGGTTCCGGCAACGCGGCCAGCCCGCCTCAAGGAAACATCGTCTGGCCGGAAAAAGGCTTCACCCACGTCAAGGACGGCCTGGCCTGCTCCGGGGGCTTCAACGCGCGCTCCATGGCGGATTCTTCCACCGGGAAGGCGGGAAACTCCGTCTCCGCAACCATCACTTCCGGCAGCGCCTCCTATATTTTCGCGAATAAAGGCAATTACACGGGCGACGTCTGGCTAACCATCTCCGGAGAAGGGGAGGCCTCATCCTGGTACGGAGCCCACGGCGCCGAATACGGGCAGAACGGAGGCACGCTCGACGGCAGCGCCTATCTGCGCTTCACGGGTTCAGCCAAGGGAGGAAGCACCGTCTTCGGCGCCGTGAATTCCACCCGGGTGGCCGGAAACGTTTATCTGGAATTCTCCGCGGAAAAGGCATTCTTCGGCACCTTCACAACCACCAACGCTTCTTCCGTGGCAGGTTCCTACGGCTCCGACATTGGGGGAAATGTGGACATCGTGATCAATTCAGGCACGTTTTCCAGCCAGGTCATGGGCGGCATTTTCTCCGGAAACGATAAAACCATCGGCGGGGGCGTGCACGTCTACGTCAACGGCGGCAGCGTGAACGGGGACGTAATGGGCGGCGGCCTGACCGGAACCATTGACGGCGGCACGAACGCCACGGTTACGGGCGGCGACATCTCCGGCTCCGTGTACGGGGCGGGTAAAGGGGGCAGCATCATGCAGGGAAGTTCCGTGAACGTGACGGGCGGCCTCATCAGGGGGAACGTTTACGCGGGAGGGACCAGCGGCGCCGTACGGGGCAATACGTCCGTCACCGTGACGGGCAACTCCGCCGTGCTTCACAACGGTTCTTCCTGGGGCTCCATCTCCGGGGGAGGCTCCGGAGGCACCGTCGGCGGGAATTCCGAGGTCCGCATCAAAGACCTCGCTTCCGGCACGGCGGCCTACGGCTTTGACAAATACGCGGGAGCCATCAGCGGCGGCACGAACGTCAGCGGCAACCGGACCCTGGTTCTGGACCACGTAACCGTGAACAGCTTCCAGGCCTCCCTGAGTGATTTTACCCACGTCTCCGTGGTCAACCGCACCAATACCGCGCTGGATTCCCTGGGCGGTGCCCTCACCCTGACCATTGAATCCGGAAGCGCCCTGACGCTGGCCGGAGCTTCGGACCTGACATCCCTGGTGCTGGGGGAAAACGCGGCCTTGACGCTTCAGGCGCTTACTGCGGGCTCCGTCATCGTGGACATCACCGGAACAAGCAGCTACACGCTTTCCCTGACGGAAATTCCCGCCAACCTGGCCAATATCAAATTCCTGAGCAACGGCGTCCTCTATGACGCGCAGATGACGACGGACCCCCAGGCCAACACCGCCATGATCTTCGCCCAGGTTCCGGAACCGGGAACCGCAACCCTCAGCCTGCTGGGACTGGCTGCCCTGCTGTGGAGAAGGAGCAGAACAATTCCCCATTGA
- a CDS encoding DEAD/DEAH box helicase, whose product MTQTSSFSTLGISPEVLEAIEVLGFDTPSAIQEQAIPAAIGGSDIVGLSHTGSGKTLAFAIPALECIDPDERAVQVLALCPTRELAVQICREVDKLALFMDGVSAVPIYGGSSFRPQLDALRRGVQFVVGTPGRVMDLMESGALRLDHLRMLILDEADEMLDMGFLEDIERIAEAMPETKQTLFFSATMSPEINRLVSRFMKDPVQITIERPTLTVPTIEQLYYEVVFSSRIEVLSRLLDTGKIKMGLVFANTKKVVDDIVDGLTARGYAVDRLHGDMPQIMRERVMDSFRKGSLRLLVATDIAARGLDVDDVDAVVNFELPRDPEDYVHRIGRTARAGRKGKAITFVGRRDFSLMSRIERFIGVKLTPEPVMTAVQVDQLRTESLVDDILERLKPDAILPEELKDVEAAPESLAAALFDLLRERTHREVQPIPEDKPARRPRHTQQSGEDGESPQKGDSWMNKDDTVTLFMNGGRMIGLRPKDIAGLFYNTVEMEKGAVGDIRIFAKHSLIEVDASVAPQLLNALANATICGYEVNVREDKGTPEYSDGPRPPRRNGGFRGGYRGDRDRNDRGGFRGPRGGFRSDRGERWGDRPRRDDRKKRF is encoded by the coding sequence ATGACTCAGACATCTTCATTTTCGACGCTTGGTATTTCACCGGAAGTTCTGGAGGCCATCGAGGTTCTCGGCTTCGACACGCCGTCCGCCATTCAGGAGCAAGCCATTCCCGCAGCCATAGGAGGGTCTGATATCGTGGGACTTTCCCATACGGGTTCCGGCAAGACGCTTGCGTTTGCCATTCCGGCGTTGGAATGCATTGATCCGGATGAACGCGCCGTCCAGGTGCTGGCCCTGTGCCCCACGCGGGAACTGGCCGTGCAGATTTGCCGGGAGGTGGACAAGCTGGCCCTGTTCATGGACGGCGTTTCCGCGGTACCCATTTACGGCGGCTCTTCCTTCCGCCCCCAGTTGGACGCCCTGCGCCGCGGCGTGCAGTTCGTGGTAGGCACCCCGGGCCGCGTGATGGACCTGATGGAGTCCGGCGCCCTGCGTCTGGACCATCTCCGCATGCTGATCCTGGATGAAGCGGACGAGATGCTGGACATGGGATTCCTGGAGGATATTGAGCGCATTGCGGAGGCCATGCCGGAAACGAAGCAGACCCTGTTTTTCTCCGCCACCATGTCTCCGGAGATCAACCGGCTGGTGAGCCGTTTTATGAAGGATCCCGTTCAGATTACGATTGAACGGCCTACGCTGACGGTACCCACGATCGAGCAGCTTTATTACGAGGTGGTGTTTTCTTCCAGGATTGAGGTGCTCAGCCGCCTGCTGGATACGGGAAAGATCAAGATGGGGCTGGTGTTCGCCAATACCAAGAAAGTGGTGGATGACATCGTGGACGGCCTGACGGCCCGGGGGTATGCCGTTGACCGTCTTCACGGTGACATGCCCCAGATCATGCGGGAGCGTGTGATGGACTCTTTCCGCAAGGGGAGCCTCCGCCTGCTGGTGGCTACGGATATTGCCGCCCGGGGCCTGGACGTGGACGATGTGGATGCCGTGGTGAATTTTGAATTGCCGCGCGATCCTGAGGATTACGTGCACCGCATCGGCCGCACTGCGCGCGCCGGGCGCAAGGGAAAAGCCATTACGTTTGTAGGGCGCCGCGATTTTTCGCTGATGAGCCGGATTGAACGGTTCATAGGCGTCAAGCTGACTCCAGAACCGGTGATGACCGCCGTCCAGGTGGACCAGCTGCGGACGGAATCCCTGGTGGATGATATTCTGGAACGCCTGAAACCGGATGCTATTCTCCCGGAAGAATTGAAGGATGTGGAAGCGGCCCCGGAATCCCTGGCGGCGGCCTTGTTTGATTTGCTCAGGGAGCGTACCCACCGGGAAGTGCAGCCTATTCCGGAAGATAAGCCCGCTCGCCGGCCGCGCCATACGCAGCAGTCCGGAGAGGATGGGGAAAGCCCACAGAAAGGGGATTCCTGGATGAACAAGGATGATACGGTTACGCTGTTCATGAATGGCGGCCGTATGATTGGCCTGCGGCCCAAGGATATTGCCGGGCTGTTTTACAATACGGTGGAGATGGAGAAAGGCGCCGTGGGCGATATACGAATTTTTGCCAAGCATTCCCTGATTGAAGTGGACGCCTCCGTGGCTCCCCAGCTTCTGAACGCTCTGGCGAACGCTACGATTTGCGGCTATGAGGTCAATGTTCGCGAGGACAAGGGCACGCCGGAATATTCCGATGGTCCGCGTCCCCCGCGCAGAAACGGCGGGTTCCGCGGTGGCTACCGTGGTGACCGGGACCGCAATGACCGCGGGGGCTTCAGAGGACCCCGCGGCGGGTTCCGCAGTGACCGGGGAGAGCGCTGGGGCGACCGGCCCCGCAGGGATGACAGGAAGAAGAGGTTCTGA
- a CDS encoding VC0807 family protein — MDKTQSGSRSSLLGIFINILLPVLILDYCSAGPANPLERAAGESFWHIGPVWALVIALSLPLVYGIRSLVVTKKFDLMSGVGMAGVLLTGIISIFVIGPGGRIHGATPWLFAGKEALIPLILAAAVIVSRSTSVPLLNMFIYTPELFDVPRIEQAVASSGRERDYQRLLAGSSWILAGTLVASSIGNFFLSLSFMSSVMRLPAEEQQVAYNVAIGSITWWGFLIIGVPILVALVLIMIRLIKRLGQLTGLTRDELLLK, encoded by the coding sequence ATGGATAAAACGCAATCCGGCTCCCGTTCCTCCCTTCTCGGCATCTTCATCAATATCCTTCTTCCGGTGTTGATCCTGGACTACTGCAGCGCAGGCCCCGCCAACCCCCTCGAACGGGCCGCCGGAGAAAGCTTCTGGCATATCGGCCCGGTCTGGGCTCTCGTAATTGCTCTGTCTCTTCCGTTAGTGTACGGAATCCGTTCCCTGGTCGTCACCAAAAAATTCGACCTCATGTCCGGCGTGGGCATGGCCGGCGTGCTTCTCACCGGCATCATCAGCATCTTCGTCATCGGGCCGGGAGGCCGCATCCACGGCGCCACTCCCTGGCTCTTTGCCGGCAAGGAAGCGCTGATCCCCCTCATTTTGGCGGCGGCCGTCATCGTCTCCCGCTCCACAAGCGTCCCCCTGCTCAACATGTTCATTTACACACCGGAGCTGTTCGACGTCCCCAGAATAGAACAGGCAGTGGCGTCCAGCGGCAGGGAACGGGACTATCAGCGCCTGCTGGCCGGCTCCTCCTGGATTCTGGCGGGAACGCTCGTGGCGTCCTCCATAGGCAATTTCTTCCTGAGTCTCTCCTTCATGTCCTCCGTCATGCGCCTGCCCGCAGAAGAACAGCAGGTGGCCTACAACGTAGCCATCGGCAGCATTACCTGGTGGGGTTTCCTGATCATCGGGGTGCCCATCCTGGTCGCCCTCGTCTTGATCATGATACGCCTCATCAAACGGCTCGGACAGTTGACCGGTCTCACACGGGACGAACTTCTTCTTAAATAA